Proteins encoded by one window of Actinocorallia herbida:
- a CDS encoding dihydrofolate reductase family protein, with protein sequence MLHAHVTVSLDGFMTGPDVGAELPMGAGGERLHDWIFDPSPADREIIADTLATVGAVVLGRRTFDVGLDRWNDTPYPAPSFVVTHRTRDDLEMTSASFAFVGGLAEAVRRAHEAAGAKHVIIMGADVTRQALAAGLVDELRLQLAPFTLGSGTRLFTGADPHAFECLDAGITPHATHLRYRVVRRASGAGA encoded by the coding sequence ATGCTGCACGCACACGTGACCGTCTCGCTCGACGGCTTCATGACCGGGCCGGACGTCGGCGCGGAACTGCCGATGGGAGCGGGCGGCGAACGGCTGCATGACTGGATCTTCGACCCCTCGCCCGCCGACCGCGAGATCATCGCCGACACGCTCGCCACGGTCGGCGCGGTGGTCCTCGGCCGCCGCACCTTCGACGTCGGCCTCGACCGGTGGAACGACACGCCCTACCCGGCACCGTCGTTCGTCGTCACCCACCGGACCCGCGACGACCTCGAGATGACGAGCGCCTCGTTCGCCTTCGTCGGCGGCCTCGCCGAGGCGGTCCGGCGGGCGCACGAGGCGGCGGGCGCGAAGCACGTGATCATCATGGGCGCCGACGTCACCCGGCAGGCCCTGGCGGCGGGGCTCGTGGACGAACTGCGCCTGCAGCTGGCGCCGTTCACGCTCGGCTCCGGCACCCGGCTGTTCACCGGAGCCGACCCGCACGCCTTCGAGTGCCTGGACGCCGGGATCACCCCGCACGCCACCCATCTGCGCTACCGGGTCGTGCGCCGGGCGTCCGGCGCCGGCGCCTAG
- a CDS encoding response regulator transcription factor, producing the protein MLRVLVAEDLYLLRDGLVRLLEAHGFEVVAAVETGPELLKGLLELRPDVSVVDVRLPPTLTDEGLQAALAARKAIPGLPVLVLSQHVQQLYARELLADGSGAIGYLLKDRVFNAAQFVDAVTRVASGGTAMDPEVIAALLAPTPTDPLAALTPREHDVLAHMAQGLSNAAISATLHLSESTIAKHTAAIFTKLALPPSDDTNRRVQAVLTYLQSR; encoded by the coding sequence ATGCTCCGCGTTCTCGTCGCCGAAGACCTCTACCTCCTGCGCGACGGCCTCGTCCGGCTGCTCGAAGCCCACGGATTCGAGGTGGTCGCCGCCGTCGAGACCGGGCCCGAGCTCCTGAAGGGCCTGCTCGAACTGCGCCCCGACGTCTCCGTCGTCGACGTCCGTCTCCCGCCGACCCTCACCGACGAGGGCCTCCAGGCCGCCCTGGCCGCCCGCAAGGCGATCCCCGGCCTTCCGGTCCTCGTCCTCTCCCAGCACGTCCAGCAGCTCTACGCGCGCGAACTCCTCGCCGACGGCTCCGGCGCCATCGGCTACCTCCTGAAGGACCGCGTCTTCAACGCCGCCCAGTTCGTCGACGCCGTCACCCGCGTCGCCTCCGGTGGCACCGCCATGGACCCCGAGGTCATCGCCGCCCTCCTCGCCCCCACTCCCACCGACCCCCTCGCCGCCCTCACCCCTCGCGAACACGACGTCCTCGCCCACATGGCCCAGGGCCTCTCCAACGCCGCGATCTCCGCGACCCTCCACCTCAGCGAAAGCACCATCGCCAAGCACACCGCCGCGATCTTCACCAAACTGGCCCTGCCCCCCTCCGACGACACCAACCGCCGGGTCCAGGCCGTCCTCACCTACCTCCAGTCCCGCTAG
- a CDS encoding sensor histidine kinase: protein MKHTVRMLRRYGQVGALLALVVAELVALATTVLCVVLVFGLGLVFVLPPQVRLVRKVTGAARRLVESSTGTRIDPPYLPPPPPPVPQPDGMYRSHRTLYKSPRFPAWNDRWKWLAEDPATWRDALWLLLDPLVKLALLPLLLLLPAHGLRVHAAWCGLLLSATASSRLNQRLERVTRARHLAVGTQAAEMRRIERDLHDGAQARLIALGMTLGTAEQLMDTDPDAAKAMMARAREASAETLTELRRVIHAVHPPVLAERGLADAVRLLALESPLRASVEIDLPHRPEPPVEAAVYFAVSELLANAARHSGAASVEVALGGVGPHLFVRVADDGRGGADPSAGTGLHGIEDRLAAFDGTVAVDSPPGGGTAVTLELPKVLPEHWAGLPAGLPRWKTLLMVALWSTAWCPLFPQGIVAGLLKTFDADVRSWFLALYLPEPWQWPCVVFMIALGTAMVALAVALPSTVPRARPSWEA from the coding sequence ATGAAGCACACTGTCAGGATGCTGCGGAGATACGGTCAGGTCGGTGCGCTGCTGGCGCTCGTCGTCGCCGAGCTCGTCGCGCTCGCGACCACCGTGCTGTGCGTCGTCCTCGTCTTCGGCCTCGGCCTGGTCTTCGTGCTCCCGCCGCAGGTCCGCCTCGTCCGGAAGGTGACCGGCGCGGCACGACGCCTCGTGGAGTCCTCCACCGGAACCCGGATCGACCCGCCCTACCTTCCCCCGCCTCCGCCCCCGGTACCGCAGCCCGACGGCATGTACCGCTCCCACCGCACCCTCTACAAGTCGCCCCGGTTCCCCGCCTGGAACGACCGCTGGAAGTGGCTGGCCGAGGACCCCGCGACCTGGCGCGACGCCCTCTGGCTACTGCTCGACCCGCTCGTCAAGCTGGCGCTGCTGCCCCTGCTGTTGCTGCTTCCGGCCCACGGGCTGCGCGTGCACGCCGCTTGGTGCGGCCTCCTGCTCTCCGCCACCGCCTCCAGCCGGCTGAACCAGCGGCTGGAGCGGGTGACCCGTGCGCGGCACCTGGCGGTCGGCACCCAGGCCGCCGAGATGCGCCGGATCGAACGCGACCTGCACGACGGCGCCCAAGCCCGCCTCATCGCCCTCGGCATGACGCTCGGCACCGCCGAACAGCTCATGGACACCGACCCCGACGCGGCCAAGGCGATGATGGCCAGGGCCCGGGAGGCGTCGGCCGAGACCCTCACCGAGCTGCGCCGCGTCATCCACGCCGTCCATCCGCCCGTCCTCGCCGAACGCGGCCTCGCCGACGCCGTGCGGCTCCTCGCGCTGGAGAGCCCGCTGCGCGCGTCGGTCGAGATCGACCTCCCGCACCGGCCGGAACCGCCCGTGGAGGCCGCCGTCTACTTCGCGGTCAGCGAGCTGCTCGCCAACGCCGCCCGGCACTCGGGCGCCGCGTCCGTCGAGGTGGCCCTCGGCGGGGTCGGGCCGCACCTGTTCGTCCGGGTCGCCGACGACGGCCGGGGCGGCGCGGACCCGTCGGCGGGAACGGGACTCCACGGGATCGAAGACCGGCTCGCGGCCTTCGACGGGACCGTGGCCGTCGACAGCCCGCCCGGCGGAGGGACCGCGGTCACGCTGGAACTCCCGAAGGTCCTGCCCGAGCACTGGGCCGGCCTCCCGGCCGGGCTGCCTCGCTGGAAGACCCTGCTCATGGTCGCGCTGTGGTCGACGGCCTGGTGCCCGCTGTTCCCGCAGGGCATCGTCGCGGGGCTCCTCAAGACCTTCGACGCCGACGTGCGTTCCTGGTTCCTGGCCCTGTACCTGCCCGAGCCGTGGCAGTGGCCGTGCGTCGTCTTCATGATCGCCCTCGGCACGGCGATGGTCGCCCTCGCCGTGGCCCTCCCGTCGACGGTCCCGCGTGCCCGCCCCTCGTGGGAGGCGTAG
- a CDS encoding ABC transporter ATP-binding protein, which yields MNVIEVENLHKRYEDHVAVDDVSFTVAAGEIFGILGPNGAGKTTTVECVSGLRARDGGLVRVAGIDPAEDRDALRRVLGVQLQSSALPEKIKVWEALDLYASFYPDPADWPELMARVGLADKRNALFASLSGGQKQRLSVALALVGKPRVAVLDELTTGLDPQSRRDTWELVEQVRDSGVTIVLVTHFMEEAERLCDRIALIDTGRVAAIDTPDGLVARIGGGQTMRFRPSAEFDLALLTEIPEVADAGVEDGHVVVSGTGDLVPAVTLLLARHGVVPTGLRVEQATLDDAFVALTGRKIK from the coding sequence ATGAACGTCATAGAGGTGGAGAACCTCCACAAAAGGTACGAGGACCACGTGGCGGTGGACGACGTGTCGTTCACGGTCGCGGCCGGGGAGATCTTCGGGATCCTCGGACCGAACGGCGCGGGCAAGACGACCACCGTCGAGTGCGTGTCCGGGCTCCGCGCGCGGGACGGCGGCCTGGTGCGCGTCGCGGGAATCGACCCCGCCGAGGACCGCGACGCGCTGCGCCGCGTCCTCGGCGTCCAGCTCCAGAGCTCGGCGCTGCCCGAGAAGATCAAGGTCTGGGAGGCACTCGACCTCTACGCCTCCTTCTATCCCGACCCCGCCGACTGGCCCGAGCTGATGGCGCGGGTCGGGCTCGCCGACAAGCGGAACGCGTTGTTCGCGTCGCTTTCCGGCGGGCAGAAGCAGCGGCTGTCGGTGGCCCTCGCACTCGTCGGGAAGCCGCGCGTCGCCGTGCTGGACGAGCTGACGACGGGCCTCGACCCGCAGTCCCGCCGCGACACCTGGGAGCTGGTCGAGCAGGTCCGCGACTCGGGCGTGACGATCGTGCTCGTCACCCACTTCATGGAGGAGGCCGAGCGCCTCTGCGACCGGATCGCGCTCATCGACACGGGCAGGGTCGCCGCGATCGACACCCCCGACGGGCTCGTCGCCCGGATCGGCGGCGGCCAGACGATGCGGTTCCGCCCCTCGGCGGAGTTCGACCTCGCCCTCCTGACCGAGATCCCCGAGGTCGCCGACGCGGGCGTCGAGGACGGCCACGTCGTGGTCTCCGGCACGGGCGACCTCGTCCCCGCCGTGACGCTCCTGCTGGCCCGGCACGGCGTCGTCCCCACCGGGCTGCGGGTCGAGCAGGCGACACTCGACGACGCGTTCGTCGCCCTCACCGGAAGGAAGATCAAGTGA
- a CDS encoding ABC transporter permease, whose protein sequence is MKKILLVETKLFLRDWAGGLFTLLLPVGLVLGIGQIPDLRKADPNLGGERFVDAQLPATMILLSLLTAAFTMLPAVLATYREQGILRRMSTTPVHPARLLGAQLLLNLAVVAVGALAIVGSAWLVLGSDLPANPVGFVLVFLLGAAAMLALGLVIAGVAASGKSAPAFGSAAMFPLLFLAGMWIPREVMPDALRTVSDYSVVGPFVNALRDTWAGDWPELSHLAVITVGLALFTALAVRVFRWE, encoded by the coding sequence GTGAAGAAGATCCTGCTCGTCGAGACCAAGCTGTTCCTGCGCGACTGGGCCGGCGGCCTCTTCACGCTGCTGCTCCCCGTCGGCCTGGTACTCGGCATCGGCCAGATCCCCGACCTGCGCAAGGCCGACCCGAACCTCGGCGGCGAGCGCTTCGTCGACGCCCAGCTCCCCGCGACGATGATCCTCCTCTCGCTGCTGACCGCGGCCTTCACCATGCTGCCCGCAGTACTGGCCACCTACCGTGAGCAGGGCATCCTGCGCCGGATGTCCACGACGCCCGTCCACCCGGCCCGCCTCCTGGGCGCGCAGCTCCTGCTCAACCTGGCCGTCGTGGCGGTCGGCGCGCTCGCGATCGTCGGCTCCGCGTGGCTCGTCCTCGGCTCCGACCTCCCGGCGAACCCCGTCGGATTCGTCCTGGTGTTCCTGCTCGGCGCCGCGGCGATGCTCGCGCTCGGCCTGGTGATCGCGGGGGTGGCCGCCAGCGGCAAATCGGCCCCGGCGTTCGGCTCCGCCGCGATGTTCCCGCTGCTGTTCCTCGCCGGCATGTGGATCCCCCGCGAGGTCATGCCCGACGCGCTGCGCACCGTCAGCGACTACTCGGTGGTGGGCCCCTTCGTGAACGCCCTCCGCGACACCTGGGCCGGCGACTGGCCCGAACTCTCCCACCTGGCCGTCATCACCGTCGGCCTCGCCCTCTTCACGGCCCTCGCCGTCCGCGTGTTCCGCTGGGAATGA
- a CDS encoding helix-turn-helix domain-containing protein: protein MSRTAVDPDSLRTHFRDELRRLRANAGLSRSRLATALGCTPQWLAKLESGERTVSPRTALDLDTYFKTEGWDSDDGLFVRLHRSLKSAQGSRVLLPGFEAYLEYEKKATVLCEYSAQVVPGLLQTEAYARGTMSLDTPEQTAESRVAGRLLRQELLTAKVPPVAKFVLDASVLLRPVGGAEVMAGQLLRLIELSALPRVGIHVLPFEPVIPAALDSSFTLLGFGDGTDLMYVETGGGAQIIQRPDLVMTGRTRFHTLMGEALSQAESVDLIRRRLEESR from the coding sequence ATGAGCCGCACCGCCGTCGATCCGGACTCCCTGCGGACCCACTTCAGGGACGAGCTGCGCAGGCTCCGCGCCAACGCGGGGCTGTCGCGCAGCCGCCTCGCGACGGCGCTGGGCTGCACGCCGCAGTGGCTCGCGAAACTGGAGTCCGGCGAACGCACCGTCTCCCCCCGGACCGCCCTGGACCTCGACACCTACTTCAAGACCGAAGGCTGGGACAGCGACGACGGCCTCTTCGTCCGCCTCCACCGCTCCCTCAAGTCCGCTCAGGGATCACGCGTTCTTCTGCCCGGTTTCGAGGCTTATCTGGAGTACGAAAAGAAGGCGACGGTCCTGTGCGAGTACTCCGCGCAGGTCGTGCCAGGGCTCCTCCAGACCGAGGCGTATGCGCGAGGCACCATGAGCCTGGACACCCCTGAGCAGACCGCGGAGTCCCGCGTCGCCGGACGCCTTCTACGACAGGAACTCCTCACCGCGAAAGTACCTCCGGTCGCGAAGTTCGTTCTCGACGCGTCGGTGCTCCTCCGTCCCGTGGGCGGGGCGGAGGTGATGGCCGGGCAACTGCTGAGGCTGATCGAACTGTCCGCGCTGCCGCGGGTGGGCATCCATGTCCTGCCGTTCGAGCCGGTCATTCCCGCCGCGCTGGATTCGAGCTTCACCCTGCTCGGGTTCGGCGACGGCACGGACCTGATGTACGTCGAGACGGGAGGAGGCGCCCAGATCATCCAGAGGCCGGATCTCGTCATGACCGGTCGCACGCGCTTTCATACACTCATGGGCGAGGCGCTTTCCCAGGCCGAGTCGGTCGACCTGATCAGGCGCAGACTGGAGGAGTCCCGGTGA
- a CDS encoding DUF397 domain-containing protein yields MTASREELCTVWRKSTRSTGQGGNCVELADGRDAVSLRDSKRPADGRVVVSRVVLRALFDGVRG; encoded by the coding sequence GTGACAGCGAGTCGGGAAGAGCTCTGCACGGTTTGGCGAAAGAGCACACGGAGCACGGGTCAGGGCGGGAACTGCGTGGAACTGGCCGACGGTCGGGACGCGGTCTCGCTCCGGGACTCCAAGCGTCCCGCCGACGGCCGGGTCGTCGTCTCGCGGGTGGTTCTGCGGGCGCTGTTCGACGGGGTGCGGGGCTGA
- a CDS encoding D-alanyl-D-alanine carboxypeptidase family protein produces MFKKLTATALAASMLTLVPVGAAEAKPKAPAGVSGTSAILFDATTGKVLWKRNPNKRMPVGSMNKVALAMVVLKRGDLGRKITIKQKYKDWVDSWGASNSHLVPGDVLTARQLLEAMLIESGSDAAYALAESYGGTGGYLGAQNKMDALAKKLGMTRTNYESFDGQPAKGDLTTAADQLKLARYAMKNKTFATIVRTVRKDITSLKGRVYPLRTQDLLLKGSGTDEDNTGYPGLFGIKTGSTGSAGGCYMFVARRKKHTVYGIVLKSTSTTTRFTDAVKMLDWAYSTKTTVTLTPAPPRIAS; encoded by the coding sequence ATGTTCAAGAAGCTGACCGCGACGGCGCTCGCGGCGTCCATGCTCACCCTGGTCCCGGTCGGCGCCGCGGAGGCCAAGCCCAAGGCCCCGGCGGGCGTCTCCGGCACGTCGGCGATCCTCTTCGACGCCACCACGGGGAAGGTCCTGTGGAAGCGCAATCCGAACAAGCGGATGCCGGTCGGCAGCATGAACAAGGTCGCGCTGGCGATGGTCGTGCTCAAGCGCGGCGACCTGGGCCGCAAGATCACCATCAAGCAGAAGTACAAGGACTGGGTCGACAGCTGGGGCGCCAGCAACAGCCACCTCGTCCCCGGCGACGTCCTCACCGCCCGCCAGCTCCTCGAGGCGATGCTCATCGAGTCCGGCAGCGACGCCGCCTACGCCCTCGCGGAGTCCTACGGCGGCACCGGCGGCTACCTCGGCGCCCAGAACAAGATGGACGCCCTGGCCAAGAAGCTCGGCATGACGCGCACGAACTACGAGTCCTTCGACGGCCAGCCCGCGAAGGGCGACCTCACCACCGCCGCCGACCAGCTCAAGCTGGCCCGGTACGCGATGAAGAACAAGACCTTCGCCACGATCGTCAGGACCGTCCGGAAGGACATCACCTCCCTGAAGGGCCGCGTCTACCCGCTGCGCACCCAGGACCTCCTGCTCAAGGGCAGCGGCACCGACGAGGACAACACCGGCTACCCGGGCCTCTTCGGCATCAAGACCGGCTCCACGGGCTCCGCCGGCGGCTGCTACATGTTCGTCGCCCGCCGCAAGAAGCACACCGTGTACGGCATCGTCCTCAAGAGCACCTCCACCACCACGCGCTTCACCGACGCCGTCAAGATGCTCGACTGGGCCTACAGCACCAAGACCACGGTCACCCTCACCCCGGCCCCGCCCCGCATCGCGTCCTGA
- a CDS encoding DUF4291 domain-containing protein translates to MQMYEIRADYDADDIVVYQAYGPAIGDAAVRAGGFVPPFSRTRMTWIKPSFLWLMERSGWGRKPGQERILGVRISRSGWESALRRAVLTSPERDVHGDSAAWRKALREADVRVQWDPERTLRGGKLEARSIQVGVSRHAIDEYADEWVREIVDLTPLTRRIHRLVVDGRHGRARDLLPPSRPYPFEAPHLRLS, encoded by the coding sequence ATGCAGATGTACGAGATCCGGGCGGACTACGACGCGGACGACATCGTCGTCTACCAGGCCTACGGCCCGGCCATCGGCGACGCGGCGGTCCGGGCGGGCGGGTTCGTCCCGCCGTTCTCGCGCACCCGGATGACCTGGATCAAGCCCTCGTTCCTCTGGCTGATGGAGCGCAGCGGGTGGGGCCGCAAACCCGGCCAGGAGCGGATCCTCGGCGTGCGGATCAGCCGCTCGGGCTGGGAGTCCGCGCTGCGCCGAGCCGTGCTGACGAGTCCGGAACGGGACGTCCACGGCGACTCCGCGGCCTGGCGGAAGGCGCTGCGCGAAGCCGACGTCCGGGTCCAATGGGATCCCGAGCGGACGCTGCGGGGCGGGAAGCTCGAAGCGCGCAGCATCCAGGTCGGCGTCAGCCGCCACGCCATCGACGAGTACGCCGACGAGTGGGTGCGCGAGATCGTCGACCTCACGCCGCTCACCCGGCGGATCCACCGGCTCGTCGTGGACGGGCGGCACGGCCGGGCGCGGGATCTCCTGCCGCCGTCGCGGCCCTACCCGTTCGAGGCGCCGCACCTTCGGCTGAGCTGA
- a CDS encoding TetR/AcrR family transcriptional regulator: MANQRGRGRPAGPGVDPEQRRADLLDAAEEALRLHGPTASLSDMARASGYARSAVYAVFPSRPAVLAALGHRHADRLMAAMLTALGGPGPAEDRFHAMLDVLFAWAEREPSLYRALARPPDGPATGSPARPGTPGARHQAHGYGPGTLVTGLAEAIEAMLTATGTPPELAAPSAQAMLGSATAAIDWWLAAGAALPRAALVTQIGSLAWHGGAELLASWFTGPSEP, from the coding sequence GTGGCCAACCAGCGCGGCCGCGGCCGCCCGGCGGGCCCCGGCGTCGACCCCGAGCAGCGCCGCGCGGACCTCCTGGACGCCGCGGAGGAGGCCCTGCGCCTGCACGGGCCCACCGCGAGCCTGAGCGACATGGCCCGCGCGTCCGGCTACGCCCGCTCCGCCGTCTACGCGGTCTTCCCCAGCAGGCCCGCGGTCCTGGCCGCTCTCGGCCACCGCCACGCCGACCGCCTCATGGCCGCGATGCTCACCGCGCTCGGCGGTCCCGGCCCCGCCGAGGACCGCTTCCACGCGATGCTCGACGTCCTGTTCGCCTGGGCGGAGCGCGAGCCGTCCCTCTACCGCGCCCTCGCCCGCCCGCCCGACGGACCGGCGACGGGCTCCCCGGCGCGACCGGGTACTCCAGGCGCCCGTCATCAGGCCCACGGATACGGACCCGGCACGCTCGTCACCGGCCTCGCCGAGGCGATCGAGGCGATGCTGACCGCCACCGGCACCCCGCCGGAGCTCGCCGCGCCCAGCGCCCAGGCCATGCTCGGCTCGGCCACCGCCGCCATCGACTGGTGGCTCGCCGCCGGCGCCGCTCTCCCCCGCGCCGCGCTCGTCACCCAGATCGGATCCCTCGCCTGGCACGGCGGCGCGGAACTCCTCGCGTCCTGGTTCACCGGCCCGTCCGAACCCTGA
- a CDS encoding carotenoid oxygenase family protein, producing the protein MRMWEAVPGERDLAVDEITGRLPEGLTGTLYRNGSGRWDVGPTAVDCLFDTDGMIGAFALDGRGVRFRNRFVRTRQYTTSLRKGRLTTRGLGRQRRGGVAANMLRPPANTANTSVLLRDDRVLALWEAGRPHELDADTLETRGTTDLGGALKGLLGAYSAHFRHDPETGAVVNFGFDPYMPRVDARWVRAGGDAKERRSRLRETLAEARPRMRLRLYETDRAGATRYLRAVPLPGFSFMHDMALTRGYQVFAATPLRFDPVPIMTGAAPMMDALHFAPDEAAAFLLVPRDGGPVRVVETDPFFFFHFVNAYDDGPDVVVDLVRYAPETFGAAMAFFADVRRADAAAGTLTRYRIRASGAVETETVSGAAVEAPQFDLRLSAAEHRYSYALARTDGLTGPLGPGFGIARFDHRTGATDAYATPEDVLVEPVFVPRGPGAAEDDGWILTVGYHAPSHRSRLMVFEAAHLPDGPIAEAWLPFHLPFNFHGAFTPRVAAL; encoded by the coding sequence ATGCGCATGTGGGAAGCGGTTCCCGGCGAGCGGGACCTCGCCGTCGACGAGATCACCGGACGGCTGCCGGAAGGGCTCACCGGCACCCTGTACCGCAACGGGTCGGGCCGCTGGGACGTCGGTCCCACGGCCGTGGACTGCCTCTTCGACACCGACGGGATGATCGGCGCGTTCGCCCTCGACGGGCGCGGCGTCCGCTTCCGCAACCGCTTCGTGCGCACGCGGCAGTACACGACGTCGCTGCGCAAGGGGCGCCTGACGACGCGGGGCCTCGGCCGCCAGCGCCGGGGCGGCGTCGCGGCCAACATGCTGCGCCCGCCCGCCAACACCGCCAACACCAGCGTCCTGCTCCGCGACGACCGGGTCCTCGCCCTCTGGGAGGCGGGCCGCCCGCACGAGCTCGACGCCGACACCCTGGAGACGCGCGGGACCACCGACCTCGGGGGAGCGCTCAAAGGGCTCCTCGGCGCCTACTCCGCGCATTTCCGGCACGACCCGGAGACCGGCGCGGTGGTGAACTTCGGATTCGACCCCTATATGCCGCGCGTGGACGCGCGCTGGGTGCGCGCCGGGGGCGACGCCAAGGAGCGCAGGAGCAGGCTGCGCGAGACCCTCGCCGAGGCACGGCCCCGGATGCGGCTCCGGCTCTACGAGACCGACCGGGCGGGCGCCACCCGCTACCTGCGCGCGGTGCCGCTGCCCGGTTTCTCCTTCATGCACGACATGGCCCTGACGCGCGGGTACCAGGTGTTCGCCGCGACCCCGTTGCGCTTCGACCCCGTCCCGATCATGACGGGCGCCGCGCCGATGATGGACGCGCTGCACTTCGCGCCGGACGAGGCGGCGGCGTTCCTCCTCGTGCCGCGCGACGGCGGTCCCGTCCGGGTGGTGGAGACGGATCCGTTCTTCTTCTTCCACTTCGTCAACGCCTACGACGACGGCCCGGATGTCGTCGTCGACCTCGTCAGGTACGCGCCCGAGACGTTCGGGGCGGCGATGGCGTTCTTCGCCGACGTGCGCCGGGCCGACGCGGCGGCGGGGACGCTCACCCGGTACCGGATCCGGGCCTCGGGCGCGGTCGAGACCGAGACCGTCAGCGGGGCGGCGGTGGAGGCGCCTCAGTTCGACCTGCGGCTCTCGGCGGCCGAGCACCGCTACAGCTACGCGCTGGCCCGCACCGACGGCCTCACCGGGCCGCTCGGGCCCGGCTTCGGCATCGCCCGCTTCGACCACCGCACCGGCGCGACCGACGCCTACGCGACCCCCGAGGACGTCCTGGTCGAACCGGTCTTCGTGCCGCGCGGGCCGGGCGCGGCGGAGGACGACGGCTGGATCCTGACGGTCGGGTACCACGCCCCGTCCCACCGAAGCCGCCTCATGGTCTTCGAGGCCGCGCACCTCCCCGACGGGCCGATCGCCGAGGCCTGGCTGCCCTTCCACCTGCCCTTCAACTTCCACGGCGCCTTCACCCCGCGCGTGGCGGCCCTCTGA